From one Culex quinquefasciatus strain JHB chromosome 3, VPISU_Cqui_1.0_pri_paternal, whole genome shotgun sequence genomic stretch:
- the LOC6051000 gene encoding uncharacterized protein LOC6051000: MEKRLSSERNLGASSNTSLAAPTSRYNLRNRGPAPFAKMAEQECPICFSSVYEAPVVLNCEHTICGPCTKKVLAKYKHCPICNTVLIRALFLNDTSYTRKLTKRNRSPVKPTTRSAGRAAKSEPPSEFVRNGASGNVVERLARKRRLQNRDRTPERSEQQQQGQSAGSSQSLALCVTPLARPSDNKVMMRVVF; encoded by the exons ATGGAAAAGCGGCTTTCATCGGAGCGCAACCTTGGCGCTTCGTCCAACACCAGCCTCGCGGCACCAACATCCCGGTACAACCTCCGGAACCGAG GTCCCGCCCCGTTCGCCAAGATGGCCGAGCAGGAGTGCCCGATTTGTTTCTCCAGCGTGTACGAGGCGCCGGTGGTCCTGAACTGCGAGCACACCATTTGCGGTCCCTGTACGAAGAAAGTGCTGGCCAAGTACAAGCACTGCCCAATCTGCAACACGGTCCTCATCCGTGCGCTCTTCCTGAACGATACCAGCTACACCCGGAAGCTGACGAAGCGCAACAGGAGTCCGGTCAAGCCAACGACTCGGTCGGCCGGTCGGGCCGCCAAGAGCGAACCACCGTCGGAGTTTGTCAGAAACGGCGCGAGTGGCAATGTGGTGGAAAGGTTGGCCCGGAAGAGACGCCTTCAGAACCGGGATAGGACGCCGGAACGatccgagcagcagcagcaggggcaGTCGGCGGGTTCAAGTCAATCTTTGGCCTTGTGCGTTACACCGTTGGCACGGCCCTCGGACAACAAGGTTATGATGCGTGTTGTCTTCTGA